One Glycine max cultivar Williams 82 chromosome 6, Glycine_max_v4.0, whole genome shotgun sequence DNA segment encodes these proteins:
- the LOC100807409 gene encoding BEL1-like homeodomain protein 7: protein MYPNQAFSSGSYAEMMSGTSLLPHDYSETVGGGQNEVKFITAMGETVTMHSINGHSNAANGDPSCNSFAGDSHVVSRTQMGMADSEQNVNCQGLSLSLGTLMPSNASVSPFQYQYHDTGLLPLMNDYPNPKGAMSLKNDEGNNLHREFRSAECMASVSSGGFLDMVKKECFYNPHDPSMCLKEVPSDLPGYSNSILNSQYLKAAQDLLDEIVSVRKALKQSGMEKQENTGLDGSKDSDGKSTSQSMQMSSGPNGSTANASSELSSAERQNLLDKKTKLLSMLDEVDKRYRQYCHQMQIVVSSFDMVAGCGAAEPYTTLALRTISRHFRCLRDAISGQIQVTQRSLGEQEGIPRLRYVDQQLRQQKALQQLGVMRQAWRPQRGLPESSVSILRAWLFEHFLHPYPKDSEKIMLARQTGLTRNQVANWFINARVRLWKPMVEEMYKEEFGDSEMNCNLSSENNTVKCKKDDLVQESDNINNNNKWEETQDNLVTVDSVQVQPQAELDRGVNVENVVMDSGTGKLQGDQNQQRLGMNNNNNFYSISTNQNDGGLMGCSTHATYDLSELGNFTVGSHVSLALELRNCESDGFAMSDDAIRKRRNQALASSPETDLLDYHFTDSGKQQHRFGNPHLLHEFVV, encoded by the exons ATGTATCCCAACCAAGCCTTTTCTTCAGGTTCTTATGCGGAGATGATGTCTGGGACTTCTCTGTTACCTCATGACTACAGTGAAACTGTAGGTGGAGGACAAAACGAGGTTAAGTTTATCACAGCAATGGGTGAGACAGTGACCATGCACTCTATTAATGGTCATTCCAATGCTGCAAATGGTGATCCATCATGCAACTCTTTTGCTGGGGATTCCCACGTTGTTTCAAGGACACAAATGGGAATGGCAGATAGTGAGCAAAACGTAAATTGTCAGGGCCTATCTCTCAGTCTTGGGACACTCATGCCTTCTAATGCATCCGTCTCTCCATTTCAATACCAATATCACGACACTGGTCTCTTACCACTAATGAATGATTATCCAAATCCAAAGGGAGCCATGTCTCTCAAAAATGATGAGGGCAATAACCTACATAGGGAGTTTAGAAGTGCTGAATGCATGGCATCTGTGTCTTCTGGAGGCTTTCTTGACAtggtaaaaaaggagtgtttttACAACCCCCATGACCCCTCAATGTGTCTTAAAGAAGTCCCCTCTGATCTACCAGGTTACTCAAACAGTATTTTGAACTCTCAATACCTGAAGGCGGCACAAGATTTGCTTGATGAAATAGTTAGTGTCCGAAAGGCTTTGAAGCAATCTGGAATGGAAAAACAAGAGAACACTGGATTAGATGGCTCTAAAGATTCTGATGGAAAATCTACCAGTCAATCTATGCAAATGTCTTCAGGCCCTAATGGTTCCACTGCTAATGCTTCTAGTGAACTATCATCCGCAGAGCGGCAGAACTTGTTGGACAAGAAAACAAAGCTTTTGTCCATGTTGGATGAG GTAGATAAAAGATACAGACAGTACTGCCATCAGATGCAGATTGTGGTGTCATCTTTTGACATGGTTGCTGGCTGTGGAGCAGCAGAACCATATACCACACTTGCCTTAAGAACAATTTCTCGCCACTTTCGGTGTTTGCGTGATGCCATCAGTGGCCAAATTCAGGTGACCCAAAGAAGCCTTGGGGAGCAAGAAGGAATACCCCGTCTCCGCTATGTGGATCAGCAACTTAGACAACAAAAGGCACTTCAGCAACTTGGTGTAATGAGACAAGCTTGGAGGCCTCAGAGGGGTCTTCCTGAAAGCTCTGTTTCAATACTCCGTGCTTGGCTCTTTGAACATTTTCTTCATCC TTACCCCAAGGATTCTGAGAAAATTATGCTGGCTAGGCAAACAGGCTTGACCAGAAACCAG GTGGCCAATTGGTTCATCAATGCAAGGGTGCGTCTCTGGAAGCCAATGGTTGAGGAAATGTACAAAGAGGAGTTTGGAGACTCCGAGATGAACTGCAACCTTTCATCTGAGAACAACACGGTCAAATGTAAAAAAGATGATCTTGTTCAAGAGTCTGATAAcattaacaacaataataaatgggAAGAGACACAGGACAATTTAGTAACTGTTGACAGTGTCCAAGTCCAACCTCAAGCAGAACTGGATAGAGGGGTCAATGTAGAAAATGTGGTGATGGATTCTGGAACTGGGAAATTGCAGGGTGATCAAAACCAACAAAGGCTTGgcatgaacaacaacaacaacttttATTCTATCTCAACCAACCAGAATGATGGAGGCCTAATGGGTTGTTCTACTCATGCCACATATGATTTATCAGAGTTGGGTAACTTTACTGTGGGTAGCCACGTTTCCCTTGCATTGGAGTTGAGGAACTGTGAAAGTGATGGGTTTGCCATGTCTGATGATGCCATACGCAAACGACGTAATCAAGCATTGGCCTCTTCCCCGGAGACTGATTTGCTAGATTATCATTTCACGGATTCAGGAAAGCAACAACACAGGTTTGGCAATCCCCATTTGCTGCATGAGTTTGTCGTATGA
- the LOC100807944 gene encoding BEL1-like homeodomain protein 11, whose amino-acid sequence MSNSITHLQNQFENQDLDTYGSSMRHNNASFPEASLGAFPTSIGVVAEGSEISHTRHLMDLLGAAANERNHHQTAQGLSLSLGSHMLVPSDEYRHHQRPLNPGLINPNYFMSGQEPREACNNPPVEQQHNITSDYFFNTAGSCTFASSSSSAPLNRSPNTTTSYAAESFAAVIGNSRYLKPVQSLLEDLVDVGGNVVDRINDKYAEKLFRGSRGSARTLSSELRNNGHLLAGKHEHQIKIARLITLLDEVEGRCEKYYHQMEEVVSSFEMIAGLGAAKSYTALALQAMSRHFCSLRDAILSHINAEKRKLFQDLPKISSGLSQLSLFDRDSRQSRMSLQQLGVIQSQRQVWRPIRGLPETSVAILRSWLFEHFLHPYPNDSEKLMLASQTGLTKNQVSNWFINARVRLWKPMIEEMYKEEFGESSEDSNPAGNNYLTREDTTDCVED is encoded by the exons ATGTCCAACTCTATTACCCATCTTCAAAACCAATTTGAGAACCAAGACCTTGATACTTATGGCTCTTCTATGAGGCACAACAATGCATCATTTCCTGAGGCATCATTGGGAGCATTTCCTACTAGCATTGGAGTAGTTGCTGAGGGCTCTGAGATAAGCCACACAAGGCATTTGATGGATCTTCTTGGAGCAGCAGCAAATGAGAGAAATCACCACCAAACTGCTCAAGGGCTTTCTCTTTCTTTAGGCTCTCACATGCTTGTTCCTTCTGATGAATACAGGCATCACCAAAGACCCTTAAACCCTGGTCTCATCAACCCCAATTACTTCATGTCTGGACAAGAGCCACGTGAGGCTTGTAACAACCCACCTGTGGAACAGCAGCATAATATAACCAGTGACTACTTTTTCAACACAGCTGGGAGTTGCACTTttgcatcttcatcttcttctgccCCTTTGAACCGCTCTCCTAATACCACCACCTCTTATGCTGCTGAGTCTTTTGCTGCTGTCATTGGGAACTCCAGGTACCTTAAACCGGTTCAGTCCCTTCTTGAAGATCTTGTTGATGTTGGTGGAAATGTGGTCGATAGAATCAACGACAAGTATGCTGAGAAGTTGTTTCGTGGGAGTAGAGGAAGTGCTAGGACACTTTCCTCAGAGTTGAGGAATAATGGTCATTTATTGGCTGGCAAACATGAACATCAAATCAAAATTGCAAGGTTGATTACTTTATTGGATGAG GTTGAGGGAAGGTGTGAGAAATACTACCATCAAATGGAAGAAGTGGTGTCATCTTTTGAGATGATAGCAGGTTTGGGAGCTGCAAAGAGTTACACTGCTTTGGCACTCCAAGCCATGTCAAGGCATTTCTGCAGCTTGAGAGATGCCATATTGTCACATATAAATGCTGAGAAAAGAAAACTCTTTCAGGATTTACCTAAGATCAGTAGTGGATTGTCTCAACTAAGCTTGTTTGATAGAGACAGCAGACAGAGTAGAATGTCTCTCCAACAACTTGGGGTGATCCAAAGCCAACGCCAAGTTTGGAGACCCATCAGAGGGTTGCCTGAAACCTCTGTGGCAATTCTTCGTTCTTGGCTCTTTGAACACTTTCTCCACCC TTATCCTAATGATTCTGAAAAGTTAATGCTGGCATCTCAGACTGGTTTAACTAAAAACCAA GTCTCAAATTGGTTCATAAATGCTCGAGTACGGCTATGGAAACCAATGATAGAAGAAATGTACAAAGAGGAGTTTGGAGAGTCTTCTGAAGACTCCAACCCGGCTGGTAACAACTACTTGACGAGGGAAGATACCACAGATTGTGTAGAGGATTGA
- the LOC100791337 gene encoding uncharacterized protein, with translation MAKHSVAMAKKRWPIMLAAFLSVSTVTVLLMRSNNSDSCNTNHFTVAQDNQIRSPVQLTNAASSPLIFMKSKLVLMVSHELSLSGGPLLLMELAFLLRGVGSDVVWISNQKPSEHDRVVYSLESKMLDRGVQVLSAKGENAIDTALKADMVILNTAVAGKWLDAILKEKVAHVLPKVLWWIHEMRGHYFKVEYVKHLPFVAGAMIDSHTTAEYWKNRTRERLGIEMPETYVVHLGNSKELMEVAEDSVAKRVLREHVRESLGVRNDDLLFAIINSVSRGKGQDLFLRSFYESLQLIQEKKLQLPFLHAVIVGSDMNAQTKFEMELRKFVVEKKIQNRVHFVNKTLAVAPYLAAIDVLVQNSQARGECFGRITIEAMAFRLPVLGTAAGGTMEIVVNGTTGLLHPVGKEGVTPLAKNIVKLASHVEKRLTMGKKGYERVKERFLEHHMSQRIALVLKEVLQKAKQ, from the exons ATGGCGAAGCATTCGGTGGCAATGGCGAAGAAGCGGTGGCCGATAATGTTGGCGGCATTCTTGTCCGTCTCAACAGTGACGGTGCTCTTAATGAGATCCAACAACTCCGATTCCTGCAACACCAACCATTTTACTGTTGCACAAGATAATCAGATTCGTTCCCCTGTCCAACTCACAAATGCGGCTTCCAGTCCCCTAATTTTCATGAAGTCCAAGCTAGTTCTCATGGTTTCGCACGAGCTTTCTCTTTCAG GCGGGCCTTTGCTGCTGATGGAGTTGGCGTTTCTGCTGAGAGGCGTTGGTTCTGACGTTGTTTGGATTTCTAATCAGAAACCTTCGGAACATGATCGGGTCGTTTACAGCTTGGAAAGTAAGATGTTGGACAGAGGAGTGCAG GTCCTGTCTGCCAAAGGTGAAAATGCTATAGATACAGCTCTTAAAGCAGATATGGTCATTCTAAATACTGCCGTAGCTGGGAAGTGGCTGGATGCCATTCTCAAGGAAAAAGTTGCCCATGTTCTTCCAAAGGTTTTATGGTGGATTCATGAAATGCGAGGGCATTATTTCAAAGTGGAATATGTtaagcacctcccttttgttGCAGGTGCCATGATTGATTCTCATACAACTGCAGAGTACTGGAAGAATAGGACTAGGGAGCGTTTAGG GATTGAAATGCCTGAAACATATGTTGTACATCTTGGAAATAGCAAGGAGCTTATGGAAGTTGCAGAAGATAGTGTAGCAAAGAGAGTTCTTCGTGAGCATGTTCGGGAATCTCTTGGAGTGAGAAATGATGATCTACTTTTTGCCATCATAAATA GTGTTTCTCGTGGTAAAGGGCAGGATCTATTTCTTCGCTCCTTTTATGAAAGTTTGCAACTCATTCAGGAGAAGAAACTCCAGTTGCCATTTTTGCATGCTGTGATAGTAGGGAGTGATATGAATGCTCAGACAAAGTTTGAAATGGAACTTCGCAAATTTGTTGTTGAGAAAAAGATTCAGAATCGTGTTCACTTTGTTAACAAAACCCTGGCTGTGGCTCCTTACCTGGCTGCTATTGATGTTCTTGTTCAAAATTCTCAG GCACGGGGAGAATGTTTTGGAAGGATAACCATTGAAGCAATGGCATTTCGGCTGCCTGTACTG GGAACTGCAGCTGGAGGCACGATGGAGATTGTGGTGAATGGGACAACCGGTTTGCTGCATCCTGTCGGGAAAGAAGGCGTGACACCTCTCGCCAAGAACATTGTGAAATTGGCAAGTCATGTTGAGAAGAGGCTAACAATGGGAAAGAAAGGGTATGAAAGAGTGAAGGAGAGATTCCTGGAGCACCATATGTCGCAGAGAATTGCATTGGTTCTGAAGGAAGTTTTACAGAAGGCTAAGCAATAG
- the LOC100794489 gene encoding 26S proteasome regulatory subunit 10B homolog A, translating to MAEAEDAVRRRNAVAEYRKKLLQHKELESRVRSVRENLRASKKEFNKTEDDLKSLQSVGQIIGEVLRPLDNERLIVKASSGPRYVVGCRSKVDKEKLTSGTRVVLDMTTLTIMRALPREVDPVVYNMLHEDPGNISYSAVGGLSDQIRELRESIELPLMNPELFLRVGIKPPKGVLLYGPPGTGKTLLARAIASNIDANFLKVVSSAIIDKYIGESARLIREMFGYARDHQPCIIFMDEIDAIGGRRFSEGTSADREIQRTLMELLNQLDGFDQLGKVKMIMATNRPDVLDPALLRPGRLDRKIEIPLPNEQSRMEILKIHAAGIAKHGEIDYEAVVKLAEGFNGADLRNVCTEAGMAAIRAERDYVIHEDFMKAVRKLNEAKKLESSAHYSADFGKD from the exons ATGGCTGAAGCAGAGGATGCCGTACGACGCCGTAATGCGGTCGCCGAGTATCGAAAGAAACTTCTCCAGCACAAGGAATTGGAATCCAGAGTCCGATCCG TCAGGGAGAATTTGCGAGCTTCAAAGAAAGAGTTCAATAAAACAGAAGATGATTTGAAGTCTCTTCAAAGTGTTGGGCAGATCATTGGCGAAGTTCTCAGGCCTCTTGACAACGAACGCC TTATTGTTAAAGCAAGCAGCGGTCCCAGGTATGTGGTTGGTTGCCGCAGTAAAGTGGATAAGGAAAAATTGACTTCCGGGACAAGGGTGGTTCTCGATATGACAACACTCACCATAATGCGAGCTCTTCCTCGAGAA GTTGATCCAGTGGTTTACAATATGTTGCATGAAGATCCTGGTAATATCAGCTATTCAGCTGTTGGTGGCTTATCTGATCAGATCAGGGAATTGAGGGAGTCAATTGAACTACCTCTGATGAATCCTGAGCTCTTTCTTCGAGTTGGAATTAAACCTCCAAAG GGTGTTCTCCTTTACGGGCCTCCTGGTACTGGTAAAACATTGTTAGCCAGGGCTATTGCCAGTAATATAGATGCTAACTTCCTAAAG GTTGTTTCCAGTGCCATAATTGACAAGTACATTGGAGAAAGTGCCAGGTTAATCAGAGAGATGTTTGGTTATGCACGTGATCACCAG CCGTGCATCATTTTTATGGATGAGATCGATGCCATTGGAGGTCGCCGTTTCAGTGAGGGAACAAGTGCAGATCGTGAGATTCAGAGAACGCTAATGGAGCTGCTTAATCAACTCGATGGATTTGATCAACTTGGAAAG GTTAAAATGATAATGGCAACAAACCGACCTGATGTACTTGACCCTGCTCTCCTGCGTCCTGGGAGATTggatagaaaaatagaaatcCCTCTGCCTAATGAACAATCAAGGATGGAAATTCTTAAGATTCATGCTGCTGGAATTGCCAAGCATGGTGAAATAGACTATGAAGCTGTTGTGAAGCTTGCAGAG GGATTTAATGGGGCTGATCTTCGAAATGTCTGCACAGAAGCTGGAATGGCAGCAATTCGGGCAGAGCGTGATTATGTGATCCATGAAGATTTTATGAAG GCTGTTAGGAAACTGAACGAGGCAAAGAAACTTGAATCCAGTGCACACTACAGTGCTGATTTTGGTAAAGACTAG